A window of Silurus meridionalis isolate SWU-2019-XX chromosome 4, ASM1480568v1, whole genome shotgun sequence contains these coding sequences:
- the LOC124385197 gene encoding histone-lysine N-methyltransferase ASH1L-like isoform X6 translates to MDKKKKPDLPRPTAERARMSEGTEGKKTPRKTKSDDLDFFFEETDGRDNQLHDLTVKEADCSEGNMKAKIRPAAKRTKKPPKSLENFICRPSVRVFQRPEPLGQSVCKRRDGISAKTRCYSQLCHPVQKKCNTDSLVTKDNTAMTNTDPSALSSSSLITSGIMLPPSNSPTTRAAKKVLPKQNKKTDLKSNITLQETPQSSSKLSISHKIMLNTHIKQPLSSKHPPNSTSQQDSSSQESINVLNEDNTQQGQASPNSSYGNPNESNLHIVSSKLTSCFPRKVSECNESNSEMQSNMCLNTKKGVGCVDDPSHANVRILTSEKSKQQNSSTQETSTCPNDLPEHPTSFHVTESLSSCKCLDTTSDLSENSRGSKGQNENKNTCWTSEITMKFPKNPVSEHKNYNSTNDLANDEHGKHSKLCTNQGQMEVQCLTNTNACLGSTINPQVSSSPVKCLMDGLSSNSWEDKRLSKKRHVRSLRSSKIANVDNEVNHSPVAYKILHSGSQNETPFHSSSESLSSPQCKQNPVGQPPKSPQNVKNCSSEISSQNNPPCRKRGRPKTKLGVGVQANNSQVSVVNPPSDQNPEALEPELDMKQSRPMARKRGRPKQSFSVQALETQPTLISKKQDSGDLHITYTDKARNIQKCKKSKRVIMKTIIGKINKMKVNRKDQVLTQILLGQKQCDSKDISQEGTERDACSPDSTATHSLSSLVSSFGGKLGSQINVSKRGTIYMGKRRGRKPKSQTTSNISSQKSPQMFPDNPAFNLKSAFAQSSLDTQTIPLSCFSSTSKNFTSSLSGSSSQIHFSTPKVKATSFKQLSENSQACCEATLQCNSGEGINDNTTSDGGERSNRLDDGIGFCSASPTGSMFTMSGVPGSSSFEGRPKSLSSLPSERLFSSHLPLVSGRQQDSSHLLTFADQEAHKFKCHRKGHHCLSREKLRRHKYKCKKKYIQLKAKHQDPDFLADIDDLVVRLSKIRIVQRITRTKLTDDGNATGRNGQKGKCQSYDLQCLQEKVHPPAMFQINLSGYYSPHSALSCEPLHYVRMANMRRKHGCSSEPNEQIVTHFPVMHKLGYPYPGGGFIHPSYKVPFTTTSLGFGLCRGYPSSTLYPLPFPPSYMHHYSKNPIISPSKFHKKRTKLPRQESAVWGQNTFGAYPRTTSHSSCDCFNTESGQRQKQKEKGKGRRDKHSMMTERQHGNDACLWLNKFTKDNENSGGCSFNSPSPVFSQIQQKDNSFPFSRLNPSNLGQGGEVSWSEHQPPWGLGNNSLNQPSLEKTLEINSVLHENTLKGPETDINSKSAQHLHRRTESCLKVPTLISRTPSQKRIMKSRKTRGLAPVKELSSGDKRTPGSDQAGIFSKKLQCSNSSSSKDPEKIPRELNRFKAKRRLLNKHKSNHFRRTLPLLRDNHAQPVARSAPSTSAKVQHLSPPKPPNSEGQEVTDCNEEKKRGPGRPRKSLKLSSPSSLHSVPELSSSLTIEKATEEDNNNSDTVLEVIELVIQGEQRSGKKRKLDECLEDGDQDENEEKDVTERSPTHCHMCSASIGTSPSQVEDNRQEHAIDSLPNKKYLWAGLYSDDYKMENIPDQPHQLNLESLEYNPEEHQYGLLPAPLHVGKYLRVKRINFQLPYDIHWQCARNKLFEKPVNLPQATPSNSSCNPPNSSASQSCSDDFLNTTLSDDESQSCDTASHSHVYEEPHESHHHLKQQEENSDNENFPSTLSSEERSFVMKHGVFLVRNYEKMKARQAFLLREGMREQEKETDEDKESAQQSEGRGLGEDPTIKSGARLSGCHVLKKGSM, encoded by the exons atggataaaaaaaagaagccggATTTACCTAGGCCAACAGCAGAGAGAGCAAGAATGTCTGAGGGGACAGAGGGTAAAAAAACCCCAAGAAAGACCAAATCAGACGACCTGGATTTCTTCTTTGAAGAAACTGATGGCAGAGATAACCAGCTGCATGATTTAACAGTTAAAGAGGCTGACTGTTCAGAGGGTAATATGAAAGCGAAGATCAGACCTGCTGCAAAACGAACCAAGAAACCCCCAAAGAGCCTCGAGAACTTCATATGTCGTCCTTCTGTTCGAGTTTTTCAGAGGCCTGAACCTTTGGGGCAAAGTGTCTGCAAACGAAGGGATGGGATAAGTGCTAAAACTAGATGCTACAGTCAGTTATGTCACCCTGTTCAGAAGAAATGCAACACTGACTCATTGGTAACAAAAGACAATACAGCTATGACAAATACTGATCCATCAGCactttcttcctcctctctcatCACTTCTGGTATCATGTTGCCTCCTTCAAATTCTCCTACTACAAGGGCAGCTAAAAAG GTTCTCCCTAAACAAAATAAGAAGACagatttaaagtcaaatataacACTACAGGAAACCCCACAGTCATCCAGCAAACTGTCAATTTCTCACAAGATAATGCTCAATACTCATATAAAGCAGCCTCTCTCCTCAAAACATCCTCCAAATTCCACCTCTCAACAGGACTCCAGCTCACAAGAGAGCATTAACGTTCTTAATGAGGACAATACACAGCAAGGTCAAGCCAGTCCAAACTCCAGTTATGGAAATCCAAATGAATCCAATTTACATATTGTGTCATCTAAACTAACATCCTGTTTTCCAAGAAAGGTCTCAGAATGCAATGAAAGTAATTCAGAAATGCAATCAAATATGTGTTTGAACACAAAGAAGGGTGTGGGTTGTGTGGATGATCCCAGCCATGCTAATGTTAGAATATTAACTTCTGAAAAAAGTAAGCAACAAAATAGCTCCACACAAGAGACAAGTACTTGTCCAAATGACCTGCCAGAACATCCCACGTCTTTCCATGTAACTGAGTCCCTATCGTCATGTAAGTGCTTGGACACCACATCAGACCTGTCAGAGAATAGTAGAGGAAGCAAAGggcaaaatgaaaataaaaacacatgttGGACTTCAGAAATAACAATGAAATTCCCTAAAAATCCTGTTTCTGaacacaaaaattataatagcaCAAATGACTTGGCTAATGATGAGCATGGAAAGCATAGCAAGCTTTGTACAAATCAAGGACAAATGGAAGTACAGTGCTTGACTAACACTAACGCCTGTCTAGGTTCTACAATAAATCCTCAAGTATCTTCCAGCCCAGTTAAATGTCTGATGGATGGCTTATCTTCAAACAGCTGGGAAGACAAAAGACTGTCAAAGAAACGACATGTCAGAAGTCTTCGTAGCAGTAAGATTGCAAACGTGGACAACGAGGTTAATCATAGTCCTGTTGCCTATAAAATACTACACAGTGGTTCACAAAATGAAACTCCATTCCATAGTTCTTCAGAATCATTGTCCTCACCTCAGTGTAAACAAAATCCAGTTGGACAACCTCCCAAGTCCCCTCAAAACGTAAAAAATTGCAGTTCCGAAATTTCATCCCAAAATAATCCACCATGTAGGAAAAGAGGGAGACCAAAAACCAAATTAGGTGTGGGAGTTCAGGCAAACAATTCTCAAGTGTCTGTTGTTAATCCTCCAAGTGATCAAAACCCAGAAGCCCTAGAGCCAGAACTTGATATGAAGCAGTCAAGGCCTATGGCAAGAAAACGTGGGCGTCCCAAACAGTCTTTTTCTGTCCAAGCACTGGAAACTCAGCCAACATTAATCTCTAAGAAACAGGATTCTGGAGACCTCCATATTACTTACACAGACAAAGCAAGAAACATTCAAAAGTGCAAGAAAAGCAAGAGAGTAATAATGAAGACAATAATTGGAAAGatcaataaaatgaaagtgaatAGAAAAGATCAAGTGCTTACACAGATTCTGTTAGGGCAGAAGCAATGCGACAGTAAAGATATTTCTCAAGAAGGGACAGAACGAGATGCGTGCAGTCCAGATTCTACTGCAACACACTCCTTATCTTCTCTTGTATCATCTTTTGGAGGCAAACTTGGTTCTCAAATCAATGTCAGCAAAAGAGGAACTATCTACATGGGAAAGAGGAGAGGTCGCAAACCGAAAAGCCAGACAACCTCCAATATTTCCTCACAGAAATCTCCACAGATGTTCCCAGACAACCCGGCTTTTAATCTTAAATCTGCTTTTGCGCAGTCATCATTAGACACGCAAACTATTCCTTTATCATGCTTCTCTAGCACATCTAAAAATTTTACCTCATCATTATCTGGGAGTAGTTCACAGATACATTTCAGTACCCCAAAAGTCAAAGCAACTTCCTTTAAACAACTCAGTGAAAATTCCCAGGCTTGCTGTGAAGCAACATTACAATGTAACAGTGGGGAAGGAATTAATGATAACACCACATCAGACGGGGGTGAGAGGAGCAACAGGTTGGATGATGGCATTGGATTTTGCTCAGCATCACCCACAGGCTCTATGTTCACAATGTCTGGTGTTCCTGGGAGCAGTTCTTTTGAGGGTAGACCAAAGTCTCTTTCCTCCTTGCCTTCAGAGCgccttttttcttctcatttaccATTAGTCTCTGGAAGGCAACAAGATTCTAGTCACTTATTGACATTTGCTGACCAAGAGGCCCATAAGTTTAAATGCCACAGGAAGGGTCATCACTGCCTTAGTCGAGAAAAGCTTAGaagacataaatataaatgcaagaAGAAGTATATACAACTCAAGGCAAAACACCAAGATCCAGACTTCCTTGCTGATATTGATGACTTAGTTGTCAGATTGAGTAAGATTCGTATTGTGCAGCGTATCACCCGAACAAAGCTTACTGATGATGGTAATGCAACCGGAAGAAATGGGCAAAAGGGCAAATGTCAATCCTATGATTTGCAGTGCCTACAAGAAAAAGTTCACCCCCCAGCCATGTTTCAGATTAACCTTAGTGGCTACTATTCTCCACATTCTGCCCTGTCCTGTGAACCTCTTCATTACGTTAGAATGGCAAATATGAGAAGGAAACATGGTTGCTCCTCTGAGCCAAATGAACAAATTGTTACACATTTCCCTGTGATGCATAAACTTGGATACCCATACCCAGGTGGTGGATTTATCCACCCATCCTACAAAGTGCCATTTACAACCACCTCACTTGGTTTTGGACTCTGTCGAGGATACCCATCCAGTACATTATATCCACTACCTTTTCCACCGTCATATATGCACCACTACTCTAAAAACCCAATTATCAGCCCATCTAAGTTCCACAAAAAGAGGACCAAGTTACCAAGGCAAGAGTCTGCAGTTTGGGGACAGAACACTTTTGGAGCATATCCTAGGACGACCTCACACTCCTCCTGTGACTGTTTCAATACAGAAAGTGGGCAAAGGCAGAAGCAGAAAGAGAAAGGCAAAGGAAGGCGGGATAAACATAGTATGATGACAGAAAGACAGCATGGAAATGATGCATGTCTTTGGCTTAATAAATTCACAAAAGACAATGAGAATTCTGGAGGCTGTTCATTTAACTCCCCCTCTCCAGTTTTCTCACAAATCCAACAGAAAGACAATTCCTTTCCTTTTTCACGTTTAAATCCATCAAACCTGGGGCAGGGAGGAGAAGTAAGCTGGTCAGAGCATCAGCCACCATGGGGTCTTGGCAACAATAGCCTAAACCAGCCCTCACTTGAAAAAACACTTGAAATCAATTCAGTGCTCCACGAGAATACTTTGAAAGGTCCAGAGACTGATATAAACTCAAAATCAGCTCAGCATTTACATAGAAGAACTGAGTCTTGCTTAAAAGTGCCTACACTTATTAGCAGAACTCCAAGTCAGAAAAGGATCATGAAGTCAAGAAAGACTAGAGGACTGGCACCTGTGAAAGAGTTATCTTCTGGAGATAAGAGAACACCAG GTAGTGATCAAGCTGGAATTTTTTCCAAAAAGCTTCAGTGCAGTAATTCTTCATCATCCAAAGATCCAGAAAAGATACCAAGGGAGCTAAACAGGTTTAAAGCCAAAAGGAGGCTTCTGAATAAGCATAAGTCAAACCATTTTCGCCGAACCTTGCCTCTTTTAAGGGATAATCATGCACAACCAGTAGCTAGAAGTGCCCCTTCTACAAGTGCTAAAGTACAACATTTGAGTCCACCAAAGCCTCCAAATTCTGAGGGACAGGAGGTTACAGATTGCaacgaagaaaagaaaagaggaccAGGACGACCAAGGAAGAGTCTTAAACTCTCTTCTCCATCATCTTTACATTCTGTTCCTGAGCTGTCCTCCTCTTTGACTATAGAAAAGGCAACAGAGGAAGACAACAATAACAGTGATACAGTGCTGGAAGTCATTGAGCTTGTCATTCAAGGAGAACAGAGAAGTGGGAAAAAGAGGAAACTCGATGAATGTCTGGAAGATGGAGATCAGGAtgagaatgaagaaaaagatgTGACTGAGAGATCTCCCACTCATTGCCATATGTGCTCGGCATCCATTGGTACATCACCTAGTCAGGTTGAAGACAACCGACAGGAGCATGCTATAGACTCACTACCCAATAAGAAGTATTTGTGGGCAGGTCTTTATTCAGATGATTATAAAATGGAAAA CATTCCTGATCAGCCTCATCAGCTTAATTTAGAGAGTCTAGAGTACAATCCAGAAGAGCACCAGTATGGCTTGCTTCCTGCACCTCTGCATGTGG GAAAGTACCTAAGAGTGAAACGGATCAACTTTCAGTTGCCCTATGACATCCACTGGCAATGCGCACGCAACAAG CTATTTGAAAAACCTGTTAATCTACCACAGGCAACACCGTCAA ACAGTTCCTGTAACCCCCCGAACAGCAGTGCGTCTCAGTCCTGCTCTGACGATTTCCTCAATACAAC GCTCAGTGATGATGAGAGTCAATCCTGTGATACGGCCAGTCACTCACATGTATACGAGGAACCCCATGAGAGCCATCATCACCTCAAACAACAG GAGGAAAACAGTGACAATGAGAACTTCCCCTCAACCTTATCTAGTGAGGAGAG AAGTTTTGTAATGAAACATGGTGTCTTCCTGGTGAGAAATTACGAGAAGATGAAGGCAAGACAGGCGTTTCTTCTGAGAGAGGGCatgagagagcaagagaaagaaacgGATGAGGACAAAGAGAGTGCACAGCAGAGTGAGGGTAGAGGCCTTGGAGAGGATCCAACCATCAAGTCAG GTGCCCGACTGAGTGGATGTCATGTTCTAAAGAAGGGGAGCATGTAA
- the LOC124385197 gene encoding histone-lysine N-methyltransferase ASH1L-like isoform X4, with translation MDKKKKPDLPRPTAERARMSEGTEGKKTPRKTKSDDLDFFFEETDGRDNQLHDLTVKEADCSEGNMKAKIRPAAKRTKKPPKSLENFICRPSVRVFQRPEPLGQSVCKRRDGISAKTRCYSQLCHPVQKKCNTDSLVTKDNTAMTNTDPSALSSSSLITSGIMLPPSNSPTTRAAKKVLPKQNKKTDLKSNITLQETPQSSSKLSISHKIMLNTHIKQPLSSKHPPNSTSQQDSSSQESINVLNEDNTQQGQASPNSSYGNPNESNLHIVSSKLTSCFPRKVSECNESNSEMQSNMCLNTKKGVGCVDDPSHANVRILTSEKSKQQNSSTQETSTCPNDLPEHPTSFHVTESLSSCKCLDTTSDLSENSRGSKGQNENKNTCWTSEITMKFPKNPVSEHKNYNSTNDLANDEHGKHSKLCTNQGQMEVQCLTNTNACLGSTINPQVSSSPVKCLMDGLSSNSWEDKRLSKKRHVRSLRSSKIANVDNEVNHSPVAYKILHSGSQNETPFHSSSESLSSPQCKQNPVGQPPKSPQNVKNCSSEISSQNNPPCRKRGRPKTKLGVGVQANNSQVSVVNPPSDQNPEALEPELDMKQSRPMARKRGRPKQSFSVQALETQPTLISKKQDSGDLHITYTDKARNIQKCKKSKRVIMKTIIGKINKMKVNRKDQVLTQILLGQKQCDSKDISQEGTERDACSPDSTATHSLSSLVSSFGGKLGSQINVSKRGTIYMGKRRGRKPKSQTTSNISSQKSPQMFPDNPAFNLKSAFAQSSLDTQTIPLSCFSSTSKNFTSSLSGSSSQIHFSTPKVKATSFKQLSENSQACCEATLQCNSGEGINDNTTSDGGERSNRLDDGIGFCSASPTGSMFTMSGVPGSSSFEGRPKSLSSLPSERLFSSHLPLVSGRQQDSSHLLTFADQEAHKFKCHRKGHHCLSREKLRRHKYKCKKKYIQLKAKHQDPDFLADIDDLVVRLSKIRIVQRITRTKLTDDGNATGRNGQKGKCQSYDLQCLQEKVHPPAMFQINLSGYYSPHSALSCEPLHYVRMANMRRKHGCSSEPNEQIVTHFPVMHKLGYPYPGGGFIHPSYKVPFTTTSLGFGLCRGYPSSTLYPLPFPPSYMHHYSKNPIISPSKFHKKRTKLPRQESAVWGQNTFGAYPRTTSHSSCDCFNTESGQRQKQKEKGKGRRDKHSMMTERQHGNDACLWLNKFTKDNENSGGCSFNSPSPVFSQIQQKDNSFPFSRLNPSNLGQGGEVSWSEHQPPWGLGNNSLNQPSLEKTLEINSVLHENTLKGPETDINSKSAQHLHRRTESCLKVPTLISRTPSQKRIMKSRKTRGLAPVKELSSGDKRTPGSDQAGIFSKKLQCSNSSSSKDPEKIPRELNRFKAKRRLLNKHKSNHFRRTLPLLRDNHAQPVARSAPSTSAKVQHLSPPKPPNSEGQEVTDCNEEKKRGPGRPRKSLKLSSPSSLHSVPELSSSLTIEKATEEDNNNSDTVLEVIELVIQGEQRSGKKRKLDECLEDGDQDENEEKDVTERSPTHCHMCSASIGTSPSQVEDNRQEHAIDSLPNKKYLWAGLYSDDYKMENIPDQPHQLNLESLEYNPEEHQYGLLPAPLHVGKYLRVKRINFQLPYDIHWQCARNKLFEKPVNLPQATPSNSSCNPPNSSASQSCSDDFLNTTLSDDESQSCDTASHSHVYEEPHESHHHLKQQEENSDNENFPSTLSSEERSFVMKHGVFLVRNYEKMKARQAFLLREGMREQEKETDEDKESAQQSEGRGLGEDPTIKSGLGVCVVVGDMCIQVPD, from the exons atggataaaaaaaagaagccggATTTACCTAGGCCAACAGCAGAGAGAGCAAGAATGTCTGAGGGGACAGAGGGTAAAAAAACCCCAAGAAAGACCAAATCAGACGACCTGGATTTCTTCTTTGAAGAAACTGATGGCAGAGATAACCAGCTGCATGATTTAACAGTTAAAGAGGCTGACTGTTCAGAGGGTAATATGAAAGCGAAGATCAGACCTGCTGCAAAACGAACCAAGAAACCCCCAAAGAGCCTCGAGAACTTCATATGTCGTCCTTCTGTTCGAGTTTTTCAGAGGCCTGAACCTTTGGGGCAAAGTGTCTGCAAACGAAGGGATGGGATAAGTGCTAAAACTAGATGCTACAGTCAGTTATGTCACCCTGTTCAGAAGAAATGCAACACTGACTCATTGGTAACAAAAGACAATACAGCTATGACAAATACTGATCCATCAGCactttcttcctcctctctcatCACTTCTGGTATCATGTTGCCTCCTTCAAATTCTCCTACTACAAGGGCAGCTAAAAAG GTTCTCCCTAAACAAAATAAGAAGACagatttaaagtcaaatataacACTACAGGAAACCCCACAGTCATCCAGCAAACTGTCAATTTCTCACAAGATAATGCTCAATACTCATATAAAGCAGCCTCTCTCCTCAAAACATCCTCCAAATTCCACCTCTCAACAGGACTCCAGCTCACAAGAGAGCATTAACGTTCTTAATGAGGACAATACACAGCAAGGTCAAGCCAGTCCAAACTCCAGTTATGGAAATCCAAATGAATCCAATTTACATATTGTGTCATCTAAACTAACATCCTGTTTTCCAAGAAAGGTCTCAGAATGCAATGAAAGTAATTCAGAAATGCAATCAAATATGTGTTTGAACACAAAGAAGGGTGTGGGTTGTGTGGATGATCCCAGCCATGCTAATGTTAGAATATTAACTTCTGAAAAAAGTAAGCAACAAAATAGCTCCACACAAGAGACAAGTACTTGTCCAAATGACCTGCCAGAACATCCCACGTCTTTCCATGTAACTGAGTCCCTATCGTCATGTAAGTGCTTGGACACCACATCAGACCTGTCAGAGAATAGTAGAGGAAGCAAAGggcaaaatgaaaataaaaacacatgttGGACTTCAGAAATAACAATGAAATTCCCTAAAAATCCTGTTTCTGaacacaaaaattataatagcaCAAATGACTTGGCTAATGATGAGCATGGAAAGCATAGCAAGCTTTGTACAAATCAAGGACAAATGGAAGTACAGTGCTTGACTAACACTAACGCCTGTCTAGGTTCTACAATAAATCCTCAAGTATCTTCCAGCCCAGTTAAATGTCTGATGGATGGCTTATCTTCAAACAGCTGGGAAGACAAAAGACTGTCAAAGAAACGACATGTCAGAAGTCTTCGTAGCAGTAAGATTGCAAACGTGGACAACGAGGTTAATCATAGTCCTGTTGCCTATAAAATACTACACAGTGGTTCACAAAATGAAACTCCATTCCATAGTTCTTCAGAATCATTGTCCTCACCTCAGTGTAAACAAAATCCAGTTGGACAACCTCCCAAGTCCCCTCAAAACGTAAAAAATTGCAGTTCCGAAATTTCATCCCAAAATAATCCACCATGTAGGAAAAGAGGGAGACCAAAAACCAAATTAGGTGTGGGAGTTCAGGCAAACAATTCTCAAGTGTCTGTTGTTAATCCTCCAAGTGATCAAAACCCAGAAGCCCTAGAGCCAGAACTTGATATGAAGCAGTCAAGGCCTATGGCAAGAAAACGTGGGCGTCCCAAACAGTCTTTTTCTGTCCAAGCACTGGAAACTCAGCCAACATTAATCTCTAAGAAACAGGATTCTGGAGACCTCCATATTACTTACACAGACAAAGCAAGAAACATTCAAAAGTGCAAGAAAAGCAAGAGAGTAATAATGAAGACAATAATTGGAAAGatcaataaaatgaaagtgaatAGAAAAGATCAAGTGCTTACACAGATTCTGTTAGGGCAGAAGCAATGCGACAGTAAAGATATTTCTCAAGAAGGGACAGAACGAGATGCGTGCAGTCCAGATTCTACTGCAACACACTCCTTATCTTCTCTTGTATCATCTTTTGGAGGCAAACTTGGTTCTCAAATCAATGTCAGCAAAAGAGGAACTATCTACATGGGAAAGAGGAGAGGTCGCAAACCGAAAAGCCAGACAACCTCCAATATTTCCTCACAGAAATCTCCACAGATGTTCCCAGACAACCCGGCTTTTAATCTTAAATCTGCTTTTGCGCAGTCATCATTAGACACGCAAACTATTCCTTTATCATGCTTCTCTAGCACATCTAAAAATTTTACCTCATCATTATCTGGGAGTAGTTCACAGATACATTTCAGTACCCCAAAAGTCAAAGCAACTTCCTTTAAACAACTCAGTGAAAATTCCCAGGCTTGCTGTGAAGCAACATTACAATGTAACAGTGGGGAAGGAATTAATGATAACACCACATCAGACGGGGGTGAGAGGAGCAACAGGTTGGATGATGGCATTGGATTTTGCTCAGCATCACCCACAGGCTCTATGTTCACAATGTCTGGTGTTCCTGGGAGCAGTTCTTTTGAGGGTAGACCAAAGTCTCTTTCCTCCTTGCCTTCAGAGCgccttttttcttctcatttaccATTAGTCTCTGGAAGGCAACAAGATTCTAGTCACTTATTGACATTTGCTGACCAAGAGGCCCATAAGTTTAAATGCCACAGGAAGGGTCATCACTGCCTTAGTCGAGAAAAGCTTAGaagacataaatataaatgcaagaAGAAGTATATACAACTCAAGGCAAAACACCAAGATCCAGACTTCCTTGCTGATATTGATGACTTAGTTGTCAGATTGAGTAAGATTCGTATTGTGCAGCGTATCACCCGAACAAAGCTTACTGATGATGGTAATGCAACCGGAAGAAATGGGCAAAAGGGCAAATGTCAATCCTATGATTTGCAGTGCCTACAAGAAAAAGTTCACCCCCCAGCCATGTTTCAGATTAACCTTAGTGGCTACTATTCTCCACATTCTGCCCTGTCCTGTGAACCTCTTCATTACGTTAGAATGGCAAATATGAGAAGGAAACATGGTTGCTCCTCTGAGCCAAATGAACAAATTGTTACACATTTCCCTGTGATGCATAAACTTGGATACCCATACCCAGGTGGTGGATTTATCCACCCATCCTACAAAGTGCCATTTACAACCACCTCACTTGGTTTTGGACTCTGTCGAGGATACCCATCCAGTACATTATATCCACTACCTTTTCCACCGTCATATATGCACCACTACTCTAAAAACCCAATTATCAGCCCATCTAAGTTCCACAAAAAGAGGACCAAGTTACCAAGGCAAGAGTCTGCAGTTTGGGGACAGAACACTTTTGGAGCATATCCTAGGACGACCTCACACTCCTCCTGTGACTGTTTCAATACAGAAAGTGGGCAAAGGCAGAAGCAGAAAGAGAAAGGCAAAGGAAGGCGGGATAAACATAGTATGATGACAGAAAGACAGCATGGAAATGATGCATGTCTTTGGCTTAATAAATTCACAAAAGACAATGAGAATTCTGGAGGCTGTTCATTTAACTCCCCCTCTCCAGTTTTCTCACAAATCCAACAGAAAGACAATTCCTTTCCTTTTTCACGTTTAAATCCATCAAACCTGGGGCAGGGAGGAGAAGTAAGCTGGTCAGAGCATCAGCCACCATGGGGTCTTGGCAACAATAGCCTAAACCAGCCCTCACTTGAAAAAACACTTGAAATCAATTCAGTGCTCCACGAGAATACTTTGAAAGGTCCAGAGACTGATATAAACTCAAAATCAGCTCAGCATTTACATAGAAGAACTGAGTCTTGCTTAAAAGTGCCTACACTTATTAGCAGAACTCCAAGTCAGAAAAGGATCATGAAGTCAAGAAAGACTAGAGGACTGGCACCTGTGAAAGAGTTATCTTCTGGAGATAAGAGAACACCAG GTAGTGATCAAGCTGGAATTTTTTCCAAAAAGCTTCAGTGCAGTAATTCTTCATCATCCAAAGATCCAGAAAAGATACCAAGGGAGCTAAACAGGTTTAAAGCCAAAAGGAGGCTTCTGAATAAGCATAAGTCAAACCATTTTCGCCGAACCTTGCCTCTTTTAAGGGATAATCATGCACAACCAGTAGCTAGAAGTGCCCCTTCTACAAGTGCTAAAGTACAACATTTGAGTCCACCAAAGCCTCCAAATTCTGAGGGACAGGAGGTTACAGATTGCaacgaagaaaagaaaagaggaccAGGACGACCAAGGAAGAGTCTTAAACTCTCTTCTCCATCATCTTTACATTCTGTTCCTGAGCTGTCCTCCTCTTTGACTATAGAAAAGGCAACAGAGGAAGACAACAATAACAGTGATACAGTGCTGGAAGTCATTGAGCTTGTCATTCAAGGAGAACAGAGAAGTGGGAAAAAGAGGAAACTCGATGAATGTCTGGAAGATGGAGATCAGGAtgagaatgaagaaaaagatgTGACTGAGAGATCTCCCACTCATTGCCATATGTGCTCGGCATCCATTGGTACATCACCTAGTCAGGTTGAAGACAACCGACAGGAGCATGCTATAGACTCACTACCCAATAAGAAGTATTTGTGGGCAGGTCTTTATTCAGATGATTATAAAATGGAAAA CATTCCTGATCAGCCTCATCAGCTTAATTTAGAGAGTCTAGAGTACAATCCAGAAGAGCACCAGTATGGCTTGCTTCCTGCACCTCTGCATGTGG GAAAGTACCTAAGAGTGAAACGGATCAACTTTCAGTTGCCCTATGACATCCACTGGCAATGCGCACGCAACAAG CTATTTGAAAAACCTGTTAATCTACCACAGGCAACACCGTCAA ACAGTTCCTGTAACCCCCCGAACAGCAGTGCGTCTCAGTCCTGCTCTGACGATTTCCTCAATACAAC GCTCAGTGATGATGAGAGTCAATCCTGTGATACGGCCAGTCACTCACATGTATACGAGGAACCCCATGAGAGCCATCATCACCTCAAACAACAG GAGGAAAACAGTGACAATGAGAACTTCCCCTCAACCTTATCTAGTGAGGAGAG AAGTTTTGTAATGAAACATGGTGTCTTCCTGGTGAGAAATTACGAGAAGATGAAGGCAAGACAGGCGTTTCTTCTGAGAGAGGGCatgagagagcaagagaaagaaacgGATGAGGACAAAGAGAGTGCACAGCAGAGTGAGGGTAGAGGCCTTGGAGAGGATCCAACCATCAAGTCAGGTCTAGGAGTTTGTGTAGTTGTTGGcgacatgtgcat ACAGGTGCCCGACTGA